The following nucleotide sequence is from Synechococcus sp. KORDI-52.
GGCTGCGGGAGGCCATCGCCAAGAACGACTTCCAAGCCCGAGGCTGCGACATCAGTACCGAGGAAATTTTTGTTTCCGACGGCTCCAAGTGCGACAGCAGCAACATCCTCGACATCCTCGGCGAGGGCAACAAGGTGGCCGTTACGGACCCCGTCTATCCGGTGTACGTGGACAGCAACGTGATGGCTGGCCGCACCGGGGAAGCCGGAGAGATCGGTCGCTATGCGGGGCTGACCTACCTGCCGATCAGCGCAGACAACGGTTTTGCAGCGCAGATTCCCAGTGAACCGGTCGATCTGATCTACCTCTGCTTCCCCAACAACCCCACCGGGGCCGTCGCCACCCGGGAGCAACTTCAGGCCTGGGTGAACTACGCCCGTTCCAATGGAGCCCTGATCTTGTTCGATGCTGCGTATGAGGCCTTCATCCAGGATCCGGAACTCCCCCATTCCATCTTCGAGATCGAAGGCGCCCGGGACTGCGCCATCGAATTCCGTTCCTTCTCCAAAAACGCTGGCTTCACCGGCACACGCTGTGCCTTCACCGTGGTGCCCAAGGGGCTGAAAGGCAAAGCGGCCAACGGCGAAGCGGTGGAACTCTGGGGGCTGTGGAACCGACGTCAGAGCACCAAGTTCAACGGTGTGAGCTACATCATTCAGCGCGGAGCTGAGGCTGTTTACTCCGAAGCCGGTCAGGCCGAAGTGAAGGCCCTGGTGAGCTTCTACATGGAGAACGCCGCGATCATTCGCCGCGAACTCAGTGCGGCAGGTCTCACCGTCTATGGCGGCGAACACGCGCCCTACGTCTGGATCAAGACCCCTGAGGGCATGGACTCCTGGGGTTTCTTCGACCATCTGCTCAACAAAGCCAACGTGGTGGGCACCCCCGGCAGCGGTTTCGGTGCCGCTGGCGAAGGGTATTTCCGCTTGTCAGCCTTCAACAGCCGCGCCAATGTGGATGAAGCCATGGCCCGCATCAAGGCGCTGTGAGCCGCTCCCCGTTCGCATTCCCTTTAGATTTCAATCGCTTCGGATCAATGGCCATGGCGGTGGACTCTCCCAGCCAAAAACCAGGTGGTGCAGCTGTTCTAGACAAAGCGCCAGAGCGGGTTCGCAAGCGCTCGCCTCGCTACAAGGTGCTGCTGCACAACGATCCGGTGAACTCCATGGAATACGTGGTGGCCACCCTGCAGCAGGTTGTGCCTCAACTCAGCGAGCAGGACTGCATGGCCGTGATGCTGGAAGCCCACAACACCGGAGTAGGCCTGGTGATCGTGTGTGACATCGAACCGGCTGAGTTCTATTGCGAGATGCTGAAATCAAAGGGGCTGACCAGCACGATCGAACCGGAAGACTGATTGATCCGCACCATCAACGCCTGGCTGAATTGGTTGATTCTGCTGACCCCGCGTTGGCTCCCGGCGTTGCTGCTCGTTCCGGTTCTCTATCTGATCGGCTGGATTAAAGCGAAAACGCTCACCTTATTTGGGCTGCCTGACGATGCTGTCTCGCTGGTGGGAACGCTGTTCAGCTTTCTGATGTTTGTGGTGTTGATGCCGCGCTGGGTGCGCCTGCGCTGGCATCGCAGCTCTCCATGGCAAACCCTTGGCCTCAGAAGCAGCACATCTTCAAGATCTTCCAGGACCGCCTCATTTCTGGGGGGCCTGCTGAGGGCTGGCCTGCTGCTGACGCTGGTGGTGGTTCCTCTTGTGCTAGGCCACTGGATCCAATGGCAAGGGCAAGGATCATGGAGGCTTGTGGGGGATGCCCTGCTGCTGTTGTTTGGTGTTGGCTTGGCAGAAGAGCTGATCTTTCGCGGTTGGCTCTGGGAGGAGCTGAATCAGTTGCTCGGTCCGCGTGTCGGGATGATTGGCCAGGCCTTGATTTTCAGCTTGGTCCACACCCGGTTCAACCTGGGTGTATGGCCGATGTTGGGCCTGCTCACGGGATTGTTCCTTCTGGGCCTGGTGCTGGCGCTGCGGCGACGGCTAGACCATGGCTCACTTTGGGGCTGCATCGGCCTGCATGGCGGCCTCGTCAGCGGCTGGTTTTTGCTGGACCAAGGCCTCTTTGAATTGTCTGTCGATGCTCCTGCCTGGCTGACCGGCCCGGGTGGTAACCAACCCAATCCACTGGGTGGAGCCATAGGAATTAGCACTTTAGCTTTGTTGTGCTGGCGCACCAAAAAACAGGAAAGCCACTCTTGACTTACGACACATCGGCCAAACAAATCGGCTAAAAATAAAAGTACAACCACAACACCACTTCATTCACCGAGCACCTTGTCGACGAAAGAAAAGTCGAACGACTGAACCTGCGAGCAAACAACAGAAAGATTAATGCTTGAGATTGGGAATAGTCTCGATCAAGACATGACGAATTAAATTACAGAATGGCATTTGCCAAAGCTTTTTTGCCCTCAACTGGCGCACGTAACGCTTCCTGCAGCGGTGCGATGCCGTAATCCCTTTCGAGAAGTGACATCACTGTGCGACCGAAATCTGCAGGATTGCGATCAAAGGCCTCGAGACACACCCGGCCAAAGGTGCTTCCCATCGGCTCAGGGTTCCAGAGAAGTTTGCGAGCCGTCCACGGCATCATGCTCATCGGGTTGTAACCCGGCTTGATCAGACCCTGATCAAACCCGTACTGCTCAAGGTGCGTGTGAGGCTGCAAACCGATGAAAAAGATGGCTGGCTCAACCAAATCAGCGCCGAAAATGGTCTCCAGCTCACGGTGATAAGCCACGGTCTGACTGATCGTTTCCGGCCGCTCGTCGATCACATTGAAGGAGTAATTCACCGACACGTGGTCTCGGAAGCCCGCATCCGCCAGCATCCGACAGCTCTCCAGAACAGTGCGCAGGTTGTATCCCATGCGCATCTTGCGGACCAGCTCCTGCGAGCCGGATGTGATGCCGATCTCGAAATAGCTCATGCCCGTCTCCACCATCAGCTGAGCCAATTCAGGATCCAGATTGTCGGCGCGGATGTAGGCAGCCCAACGAATGCCGGTCAGTCCTTCAGCTTTGATCGCCCGCAGCAGTTCCTTGGCGTCTTCGATGTAGCGCCGCGCAGGGATGAACTGGGCATCGGTGAACCAGAAACCACGCACGCCGCGGTCGTACAGCTGACGCATCTCTTTCACCACTTCATCCACGGGGTTGAGGCGCACCTGCTTGCCCTCCACCACCGTGTAGACGCAATAACAACAGTTGTGGGGACAGCCGCGCTTGGTCTGAACACCCACGTAAAAATCGCCGCCCTCGAGGTACCAATTGAGCTGGGGCCAGATCGAAGCGATGTAGTCGTAATCGCAGGCAGTTTTGGGCCGACTTTCCGGCTGCTCATGGATCAGGCCTGAACGTGGCTTTTCGCCCACCACGAAGCAACGTTCCCCGTCGAGAGGCTGCCCTTGGATCAACTTCTCAAGCAGCGGCTCCCCCTCACCGATGGACACAACTGTTCCCTCGGGGAGCGACTTGCCGAGTTGTTCGTAGAACACACTCACGGCCCCACCGCCCAGAACCGCTCTGGCCGCCGACTGGTGGCGGCGCGCCCGTTTCAAGCCCTGACGCACCAAACGCTGGTTTCTGCGCAGCTCGCCGTAATGACTGCGCATCAACTGAAGCCCGCCCAAGGCTCCATGCAGACGTTTCAGTGGATTGCGGGCGTAGAACACCTCAAACGAATTCTGCAGAGGGTTACCGCCGCGTCCATCGACCGGCGCATAGATCTGAATGTCTCTCCAGGAGAAGACCAGCAGCGTCGGCTGAAACTGGTCAACGGTGGCGTCCAGCACGCGATGGACGTCCAGCACAGGCAGGGCCGCGAGATCCAGGACGCGTTGCGGCATCTCCGGAAAACACTTGTGCAGATGGTCGGCGAGATAGATGGGCCCGATCGGAAAGATCGGATTGCAGGGCAGCCGAACCAGCAACACCCTTTCCTGTTGTGGTGCCACGTCAGCTGCCATAGGGGTTTCGGGACGCTAACAAGCACGGCGGCCGAGGGGCTGAGGCCCTCTTCACAACAGCTTCATAAAGCTCGCGACACACAGCGCAAACTTCCGTTACATTGCCTAGAGGCAGGGCTCTCCTGCCCTTCCTTAAACCGTTCCTTCGGGAACATTTCTTTCCGTTCTCATGACCACCACCCTCCAGCAGCGCTCCGGCGCTTCCAGCTGGCAGGCCTTCTGTGAGTGGGTCACCTCCACCAACAACCGTCTCTACGTCGGTTGGTTCGGTGTCTTGATGATCCCCACCCTGCTGGCTGCCACGATCTGCTTCATCGTTGCTTTCGTTGCCGCTCCTCCGGTTGACATCGACGGCATCCGTGAGCCTGTCGCTGGCTCTCTGATCTACGGCAACAACATCATCTCCGGTGCTGTTGTTCCTTCCTCCAACGCCATCGGCCTGCACTTCTATCCCATCTGGGAAGCTGCTTCTCTCGATGAGTGGCTGTACAACGGCGGTCCTTACCAGCTGGTTGTCTTCCACTTCCTGATCGGCATCTTCTGCTACATGGGTCGCGAGTGGGAACTCTCCTACCGCCTCGGCATGCGCCCCTGGATCTGCGTTGCTTACAGCGCACCTGTGGCTGCTGCTTCTGCAGTGTTCCTGGTTTACCCCTTCGGTCAGGGTTCCTTCTCTGACGGCATGCCCCTGGGCATCTCTGGCACCTTCAACTTCATGTTGGTGTTCCAGGCTGAGCACAACATCCTGATGCACCCCTTCCACATGCTGGGTGTCGCAGGTGTGTTCGGTGGATCCCTGTTCTCCGCCATGCACGGCTCCCTGGTGACCTCCTCCCTGGTGCGTGAAACCACCGAGAGCGAGTCCCAGAACTACGGCTACAAGTTCGGCCAAGAGGAAGAGACCTACAACATCGTGGCTGCCCACGGTTACTTCGGTCGCCTGATCTTCCAATACGCCTCCTTCAACAACAGCCGCAGCCTTCACTTCTTCCTGGCTGCCTGGCCTGTCGTTGGCATCTGGTTCACTGCCCTGGGCGTCAGCACCATGGCTTTCAACCTGAACGGTTTCAACTTCAACCAATCCATCCTTGATGGTCAGGGCCGTGTCCTGAACACCTGGGCTGATGTGCTGAACCGCGCCAACCTCGGCATGGAAGTGATGCACGAGCGCAACGCTCACAACTTCCCCCTCGACCTGGCTGCTGCTGAGTCCACTCCTGTGGCTCTGCAGGCTCCTGCCATCGGTTGATCTGGAATCAACCTGTTCACATCTGAACAGCAAAACGATTCAGATCAACTGAATCGGAAAGCCCCCTCCTCGGAGGGGGCTTTTTGTTGTGAAAGCAAGCAGCAGCGCCACGATGACCGCAGCAGTCATCACCCCATGACGCCGCCCGCAGTCAACGCAGACGTCTGGGGAGATCCATCGCTGCTGAGATTCAACCGTCCAGACCATGCCCCTTGGTCGGACGTTCTCCGCGGTGCCGTCGTCACAGCAACCCTGGCCTGGTTGGTCCTGGCATTTGATGCATCTCTGCTGCTGATTCCGATCACCCTGGGGGCCACCTTCACCGCCATCGCTGAAACGGGCCCCGGACGTGATCACCCCTGGGAGACCATGATCTGGACCTCCGCAGGCTTGACCCTGGGCGCGGGGCTTGGAGCGGTCGTCGCCGAAAACACACCGATTGCAGTTCTGGTGAGCGGTGCAACCGGATTGATCTGCACCTTGATTGCTGCCCACAACGCCCGCACAGCCCTCTCAGGCCTGCTGACCCTCGTGGTGTTCACCATCTACGTCGGCTACCCGGGGCCAACGGAAGCCGTGATCGCTCAGATGAGCATGATTCTGCTCGGAAGCTGGGTTCAGACCCTGCTCTGCGTCGTCGTGCGATCGCTCGCCAAACGCCGACACCAACCCAGGGAACAACGACCACGCTTGATCGACATCAGCCAATGGCAAAGCAGCCTGCATCGACGCCATGGCATCCGCCTCGCCATCACATTGATGCTCGCGACAGCAATATCGGAATCAAGTGGATGGTCCCATCAGTACTGGCTGCCGATGTCGGTGGTCTGGATGAGCAAAGTGAACCTCAACACCACCGGCAGCCGCGTGCTGCACAGGTTTCTGGGGACGCTGGTCGGCCTCTGCGGGATCGGACTGCTCAACCTTGCGATGACATTGCATGGCGATGACTGGCTCCCGGTCTCTGTACTGGGAGCAGGGTTACTGATCGCCTACATCTGGGTGCACTACGCCACCGCCGTCGTCGGCGTCACGCTGTATGTCGTGGCAGCATTCGCCATGGTGGGAGATCCAGTCCAAAACACGATCCTCTATCGGATGCTCGATACGACATATGCAGCCGCACTGGTTGTTGGCGCTGCCTGGATCGACCAGACCCTAAACAAAAGGCTCCACGTCGACAGCTGAGCTGAACCCCGCCGGCTCTGCCGTTCAACTGATCCGTGGGCATGGAGCTCCCAGCATCAGCAACACCACAGCGGTCGAGATCAACGTGCAAAACTCCACGATCAAGAGAACCAGCACGGCGTGGTCAGACCCAAGAAGAAGAGGAAAAAACGCAGCCCCATCCAGCGCCTGATCCGCTGGGGTCCATGGCATTACCGCTTCTGGCGGGAGATCGCACGGTGGTGCTATGAGAAATCACTTCACAACCCCGCCGTTGTTGCAGCAGACGAGAGCTTCCCAGCTCACCGAGAGCTGTTGGAGTCTTACCAGCAGATACGCCAGGAAACCCTGGAGGTCGCCCTTGCAGGACGCCTGCCGGCCTTTGGCGAATTTGTCGAGCAACAGCGCACGCTGTATGAATTCGACGGCAAGGTCTGGGGTGTGCTGCCGTTACGGGGCTATGGCTACAACTACCCCGCCAATCAGGCACTGATCCCTGCCTTGCGGAGCTTTCTCCAGCGTCACCCCAACGTCGTTTCAGCGGCCGTGAGCCTGTTCCCCCCGGGGTTGGTGTTGCGGCCACACAAAGGCGCCTTCAAAGGGGTTTGGCGCTACCACCTGCCTCTCTATGCGGAGGATTTTGGCGACGGCCGCAGTTCCTGTGAACTGATGATTGATGGCAACACCTATTACCTGCAGGAAGGCGAAGGGTTTCTCTGGGATGACACGTTCATGCACGCAGCGACCAATCGCTCCAACCAGCCAAGGGTGGTGTTGCTGTTCGACGTCTTTCGCAACGACCAACCGTTCTGGCTGGTCGGCATGAGCTGGATCTTCATCTCGGCAGCCCAGATCTGGCAGCATCTTCTGAACAAGCGACAGCGTGCAGGCCTGCAATGAATCAGGAGCAGACCCTGATCCAGCAGCTCCAGTTGGCTCCCCATCCCGAAGGAGGTTGGTACCGCGAGTTGCATCGAAGCCAGGATCGGGTTCAGCGCCAGGATGGTGTCACGCGATCCGCATTAACGGCGATTCTGTTCCTGTTGCCAGCCGATGCCGTCAGTTGCTGGCATCGCGTGATCGGCGCCGATGAAGCCTGGACGCACATCGATGGAGCCACGCTGGAGCTCTTTCAGTGCCAGGCGGATGGCACGGCACTCAGACGTGATGCACTGGATGAAGCCAACCCCGTTCAGGTGGTCCCAGCCAATGTGTGGCAGGCGGCGCGCAGTCTGGGTGATTACAGCCTGGTGAGCTGTTGTGTCGGTCCAGGGTTTGACTTCTTGGATTTCGAGATGGTCCGGCAGCAAGCCGCAACAGAACGCCTGAAATGGCCCCATCCGGAGTTGATCTGAACCGATGGCTTCGTAGCCTCACCGCATCGATCAATGGCCATGGGCAGCAGCTTCGGCGACCTCTTCCGGATCAGCACCTTCGGTGAATCCCACGGTGGAGGGGTGGGTGTGATTGTGGAGGGCTGTCCTCCGCGGCTCAACCTGAGTGTCGCGTCCATTCAGGCCGAGCTTGATCGACGCAAGCCGGGCCAGAGCCACATCACAACGCCACGCAAGGAGGCGGATCAGGTGGAAGTCCTCAGCGGGTTGCTGGATGGCGAAACCACCCTGGGGACGCCGATCGCCATGGTGGTGCGCAACAAGGACCAACGGCCAGGAGATTACAAGGACATGGCCGTCGCCTTTCGGCCATCCCATGCCGATGCCACCTATCAGGCGAAGTACGGAATCCAGGCGCGCAGCGGCGGAGGACGTGCTTCTGCGCGTGAAACAATCGGGCGTGTCGCAGCAGGTGCGATCGCCAAGCAGCTGCTGCAACAAGCCGCTGGAACCGAAGTCCTGGCGTGGGTGAAGCGAATCCACAGCATCGAAGCCTCCGGCATCGACCCGCAGCAGGTTCAACTCAGCGACGTGGAAGCGAACATCGTTCGCTGCCCCGATCCAACGGTGGCCGAGCAGATGATTCAAAGGATTGAAGCCATTGGCCGTGAAGGCGATTCCTGCGGCGGCGTGATCGAATGCGTGGTGAGGCATCCCGCCATTGGCTTGGGGATGCCGGTGTTCGACAAGCTCGAAGCCGACCTCGCCAAAGCGGTGATGTCGCTCCCTGCCACCAAGGGATTCGAAATTGGCTCCGGTTTCGACGGAACGCTGCTGAAAGGAAGCGAGCACAACGATGCCTTTCTGCCGAGCGACGATGGCCGGCTGAAAACCGCCACCAACAACTCCGGCGGCATCCAAGGGGGCATCAGCAACGGTGAACCGATTGTGATCCGGGTGGCCTTCAAGCCAACGGCCACGATCCGCAAGGAGCAACAGACCATTGATTCCGATGGCAAAGCCACAACGCTGGCAGGAAAAGGTCGGCACGACCCCTGCGTTCTGCCCCGGGCCGTGCCGATGGTGGAAGCAATGGTGGCGCTTGTTCTGGCGGATCACCTGCTGAGGCAGCAGGGGCAATGCAGCCTTTGGTGAACAGCCTCAGGTCAGAGAGACGCC
It contains:
- a CDS encoding LL-diaminopimelate aminotransferase; this encodes MVQVNGNYLKLKAGYLFPEIGRRVKAFSGANPDAALIRLGIGDVTEPLPLACREAMKTAIDAMGTAEGFHGYGPEQGYGWLREAIAKNDFQARGCDISTEEIFVSDGSKCDSSNILDILGEGNKVAVTDPVYPVYVDSNVMAGRTGEAGEIGRYAGLTYLPISADNGFAAQIPSEPVDLIYLCFPNNPTGAVATREQLQAWVNYARSNGALILFDAAYEAFIQDPELPHSIFEIEGARDCAIEFRSFSKNAGFTGTRCAFTVVPKGLKGKAANGEAVELWGLWNRRQSTKFNGVSYIIQRGAEAVYSEAGQAEVKALVSFYMENAAIIRRELSAAGLTVYGGEHAPYVWIKTPEGMDSWGFFDHLLNKANVVGTPGSGFGAAGEGYFRLSAFNSRANVDEAMARIKAL
- the clpS gene encoding ATP-dependent Clp protease adapter ClpS, whose amino-acid sequence is MAMAVDSPSQKPGGAAVLDKAPERVRKRSPRYKVLLHNDPVNSMEYVVATLQQVVPQLSEQDCMAVMLEAHNTGVGLVIVCDIEPAEFYCEMLKSKGLTSTIEPED
- a CDS encoding CPBP family intramembrane glutamic endopeptidase, with amino-acid sequence MIRTINAWLNWLILLTPRWLPALLLVPVLYLIGWIKAKTLTLFGLPDDAVSLVGTLFSFLMFVVLMPRWVRLRWHRSSPWQTLGLRSSTSSRSSRTASFLGGLLRAGLLLTLVVVPLVLGHWIQWQGQGSWRLVGDALLLLFGVGLAEELIFRGWLWEELNQLLGPRVGMIGQALIFSLVHTRFNLGVWPMLGLLTGLFLLGLVLALRRRLDHGSLWGCIGLHGGLVSGWFLLDQGLFELSVDAPAWLTGPGGNQPNPLGGAIGISTLALLCWRTKKQESHS
- a CDS encoding photosystem II high light acclimation radical SAM protein encodes the protein MAADVAPQQERVLLVRLPCNPIFPIGPIYLADHLHKCFPEMPQRVLDLAALPVLDVHRVLDATVDQFQPTLLVFSWRDIQIYAPVDGRGGNPLQNSFEVFYARNPLKRLHGALGGLQLMRSHYGELRRNQRLVRQGLKRARRHQSAARAVLGGGAVSVFYEQLGKSLPEGTVVSIGEGEPLLEKLIQGQPLDGERCFVVGEKPRSGLIHEQPESRPKTACDYDYIASIWPQLNWYLEGGDFYVGVQTKRGCPHNCCYCVYTVVEGKQVRLNPVDEVVKEMRQLYDRGVRGFWFTDAQFIPARRYIEDAKELLRAIKAEGLTGIRWAAYIRADNLDPELAQLMVETGMSYFEIGITSGSQELVRKMRMGYNLRTVLESCRMLADAGFRDHVSVNYSFNVIDERPETISQTVAYHRELETIFGADLVEPAIFFIGLQPHTHLEQYGFDQGLIKPGYNPMSMMPWTARKLLWNPEPMGSTFGRVCLEAFDRNPADFGRTVMSLLERDYGIAPLQEALRAPVEGKKALANAIL
- the psbA gene encoding photosystem II q(b) protein — encoded protein: MTTTLQQRSGASSWQAFCEWVTSTNNRLYVGWFGVLMIPTLLAATICFIVAFVAAPPVDIDGIREPVAGSLIYGNNIISGAVVPSSNAIGLHFYPIWEAASLDEWLYNGGPYQLVVFHFLIGIFCYMGREWELSYRLGMRPWICVAYSAPVAAASAVFLVYPFGQGSFSDGMPLGISGTFNFMLVFQAEHNILMHPFHMLGVAGVFGGSLFSAMHGSLVTSSLVRETTESESQNYGYKFGQEEETYNIVAAHGYFGRLIFQYASFNNSRSLHFFLAAWPVVGIWFTALGVSTMAFNLNGFNFNQSILDGQGRVLNTWADVLNRANLGMEVMHERNAHNFPLDLAAAESTPVALQAPAIG
- a CDS encoding FUSC family protein — encoded protein: MTPPAVNADVWGDPSLLRFNRPDHAPWSDVLRGAVVTATLAWLVLAFDASLLLIPITLGATFTAIAETGPGRDHPWETMIWTSAGLTLGAGLGAVVAENTPIAVLVSGATGLICTLIAAHNARTALSGLLTLVVFTIYVGYPGPTEAVIAQMSMILLGSWVQTLLCVVVRSLAKRRHQPREQRPRLIDISQWQSSLHRRHGIRLAITLMLATAISESSGWSHQYWLPMSVVWMSKVNLNTTGSRVLHRFLGTLVGLCGIGLLNLAMTLHGDDWLPVSVLGAGLLIAYIWVHYATAVVGVTLYVVAAFAMVGDPVQNTILYRMLDTTYAAALVVGAAWIDQTLNKRLHVDS
- a CDS encoding aspartyl/asparaginyl beta-hydroxylase domain-containing protein — protein: MVRPKKKRKKRSPIQRLIRWGPWHYRFWREIARWCYEKSLHNPAVVAADESFPAHRELLESYQQIRQETLEVALAGRLPAFGEFVEQQRTLYEFDGKVWGVLPLRGYGYNYPANQALIPALRSFLQRHPNVVSAAVSLFPPGLVLRPHKGAFKGVWRYHLPLYAEDFGDGRSSCELMIDGNTYYLQEGEGFLWDDTFMHAATNRSNQPRVVLLFDVFRNDQPFWLVGMSWIFISAAQIWQHLLNKRQRAGLQ
- a CDS encoding cupin domain-containing protein, which translates into the protein MNQEQTLIQQLQLAPHPEGGWYRELHRSQDRVQRQDGVTRSALTAILFLLPADAVSCWHRVIGADEAWTHIDGATLELFQCQADGTALRRDALDEANPVQVVPANVWQAARSLGDYSLVSCCVGPGFDFLDFEMVRQQAATERLKWPHPELI
- the aroC gene encoding chorismate synthase; the protein is MGSSFGDLFRISTFGESHGGGVGVIVEGCPPRLNLSVASIQAELDRRKPGQSHITTPRKEADQVEVLSGLLDGETTLGTPIAMVVRNKDQRPGDYKDMAVAFRPSHADATYQAKYGIQARSGGGRASARETIGRVAAGAIAKQLLQQAAGTEVLAWVKRIHSIEASGIDPQQVQLSDVEANIVRCPDPTVAEQMIQRIEAIGREGDSCGGVIECVVRHPAIGLGMPVFDKLEADLAKAVMSLPATKGFEIGSGFDGTLLKGSEHNDAFLPSDDGRLKTATNNSGGIQGGISNGEPIVIRVAFKPTATIRKEQQTIDSDGKATTLAGKGRHDPCVLPRAVPMVEAMVALVLADHLLRQQGQCSLW